From Pyrenophora tritici-repentis strain M4 chromosome 1, whole genome shotgun sequence, the proteins below share one genomic window:
- a CDS encoding F-box and WD domain-containing protein — translation METPGALTNATSFLPSPVDLLMALPRLFAKATSLGDMMRSGGSIIAEPTANLTNTTVTITASFVQESVVAVASAASVAEADMTAWQALRNVATWFSYITSKWAIATFALMIVLNRTHFYGSSRVPLSFDRLYLRFALYILPLAMFLFQIQSVLRAIRCQTCPGWSEMQYGAPDRQLDTDFAGEGGFLWRVASTVLFWETTEESCRAANMFPLDPSLPRVAGSMALLWPLFLTLGFGQFIDTLACALQGRRPIQEVGMTIFEHSLAFAEAEALTHFLKQKSIFTPDGTLLMMPKSKLSRMANVPPEVLLISLISSLSYFTSNLLAIFGVRSRYRLVTTTIWGLAYMSAFAWSFNRLTLMVADPDHHVGILRFPTVCIIGFIPHLLILVGITVCGFIYALALLITVLSPPAGQTGTLRERFAAAYGNLHANIHLSSITPLTINWHEDFYTTILKVGYVILTAASEAVFLNEGTKVNVHPTTWLDKKRLHEFLARRRKTREALCSIPSELKNETFAPGVEAVNFTDINTGTSTSGYAKERKTRGVKPPTDPSSSMGQHDPALQQRSRYFQAYQFFLRIAKLIILSAARITDWTLTKIAISYRPRWLERAADRYAEKLYTPTSGPGRSHYQTISADPWLTMDDRSRVRQDQAFDVESFAKERLRQSGFYAEPDTEVSEERLNDYLYSWWRNGGIWNDVDNSKDYVVPEDDDTTSVVSFATTTDNDEWSDIDDGQRTPTRDSYQRSREETPLADDAMDFSRLSQLLDPRTREDREEAKLLSRHLQSSKIMTRSQYREALEREEAKILTTSRYKVGGSDDMSPEEEEQLLEDIILNRRSATAPQGANTAGSWDTGAEGMGSDGPQCVHGQRRSDDLQHSLQPHKSELWREPPTGGPAVYATRPDDISNENHTGEPDGLKAVASSSPPPKDRITEYENALANSPRKHADGPLFEVIKANTKPGDKSSPIAKLPNEVLIHAIAHLSPNDLAAVSLVSRRFHDVVTTPHAWQVAFGRYFPGSHSLEDAAFRSAQEDNGTVVRSEKRRFARLTALASWRSEYILRTRLLRSLVRGKPVQVPTTPSRAAQMQTVTPMITYDAKTYTIINHLQATFGSGLNKKMPRFIHGADDIGMVTSSDPVIGKVDPWGQSDPHFYGQFAERFPGVAEWGLGSGEVVGCPNVMDVSQPYGMIYGQGCPEGSCYYRSLEEMRGRFIAEPSDFTLPEAGIPKLGIDGGAICSVWIAKSSTIPTLSEGLIGMMVGSAAGVVTACSIGTDGLRSSRVQRGELTARWVLSPGVPIIAIAVDEQYSSKRYAQNRIWAVALNALGEVFYLTKFPTRSQVPKGDMEQHTEYLGWLTGRSVYWNLVEPSRRTARPDPYSDADVDGSYSPRTSWDGMCLSKEQITAETKEIQQFLRQPPKHFRKVCLGWDMRRRLEIDFAGDDGHYAGEAMIVFECGLEEGDIANVKRFTRCKTDGKDKTTNTSTPTSVPQSAQLSSLFGGPGTGTPDPTKVPPRVRSSSYISTSSSPERANLVEEWRCSKLTFGGFKSTQVTATTLDISTFATLTLSEDPALGFSTASTASSPYASPMSVASQPASPSDIPGQRARFVAAGTKSGVVLLWDIRAPVSRSSEYTNDIAPVRIIYTDSPEISCLAVTSLYLVVGGNDGLVQAWDPLASSMSPITTLHSRHASRARRQLVQAQASVQGVGINMFAAGAVCLDPDPTVLRGAVSLGNQLRFWSYSSSAADQYRSSKRRLRRAERGSNNAGERFPGTGRGNLKHYIANEQFELERDEKERHKQAERLAGRFGTELLSEEEALAYAAMLSQETLEAEELRRIERESAALSAETMIPEPSVQASSSSPAIKDDEELDADIAEAIRLSLNDNSGPSIYESALTPPSAFEIPIKYAKDKKASPSRSQRNGAGKGKAVAGSSNESEMSDLEFAMQLSLAEEQSRKDAEDAFPPLSPAPGGKGKGRMW, via the exons ATGGAGACGCCCGGCGCGCTCACCAACGCAACCTCGTTCCTGCCGTCGCCCGTGGACTTGCTCATGGCCTTGCCGCGTCTATTTGCCAAAGCTACCTCTCTTGGAGACATGATGCGCTCAGGCGGCAGCATCATCGCGGAACCGACGGCGAACCTGACTAACACCACGGTAACCATCACTGCCAGCTTTGTACAAGAATCTGTCGTCGCCGTGGCATCAGCAGCCTCGGTCGCCGAGGCAGATATGACAGCATGGCAAGCCCTGAGGAACGTAGCCACCTGGTTCAGCTACATAACGTCCAAATGGGCCATCGCGACATTTGCCCTG ATGATAGTTCTTAATCGAACCCACTTCTACGGAAGTAGTCGGGTACCACTCTCCTTCGACCGCCTTTACCTTCGCTTCGCCCTCTACATCTTACCCCTGGCCATGTTTCTTTTCCAGATACAAAGCGTGCTACGGGCTATACGCTGTCAAACATGTCCAGGGTGGTCAGAGATGCAATATGGTGCGCCTGATAGACAGCTGGATACAGATTTTGCCGGGGAAGGTGGCTTTCTGTGGCGTGTTGCGTCAACAGTCCTCTTCTGGGAAACGACAGAGGAGTCTTGCCGAGCGGCGAATATGTTCCCATTGGATCCCTCGTTACCGCGAGTGGCTGGATCCATGGCTCTTCTTTGGCCTCTGTTCCTCACCCTGGGCTTTGGTCAGTTCATCGACACTTTGGCATGCGCTCTTCAAGGTCGTCGTCCCATTCAAGAAGTTGGAATGACCATCTTCGAGCATTCGCTTGCCTTTGCAGAGGCTGAAGCTCTGACTCACTTTCTCAAACAAAAGTCCATCTTCACTCCAGATGGCACCTTGCTCATGATGCCCAAGTCAAAGCTTTCCAGAATGGCCAATGTACCCCCGGAAGTTTTGCTCATCTCACTCATTTCCAGTCTTAGTTACTTTACCAGCAACCTATTGGCAATCTTTGGCGTGCGTTCAAGATACCGGCTCGTCACCACTACCATCTGGGGGCTCGCATACATGTCAGCTTTCGCTTGGAGCTTCAATCGTCTCACCTTGATGGTCGCTGATCCAGATCACCATGTCGGCATACTGAGATTCCCCACAGTGTGCATCATCGGCTTCATCCCACATCTGCTGATATTGGTGGGCATCACTGTATGTGGCTTCATCTATGCTCTAGCTCTACTCATTACTGTACTCTCTCCACCTGCAGGACAGACTGGGACACTGAGGGAAAGGTTTGCAGCTGCATATGGAAATTTACATGCCAACATTCATTTGTCGTCAATAACGCCTCTAACCATCAACTGGCACGAAGACTTCTACACTACCATTCTCAAGGTGGGCTACGTGATTTTGACTGCCGCCAGCGAGGCTGTATTTCTCAACGAGGGAACCAAAGTCAATGTGCATCCCACAACATGGCTAGACAAGAAGAGACTGCATGAATTTCTCGCCCGGCGAAGAAAAACCCGCGAAGCACTCTGCAGCATCCCATCTGAGCTCAAGAACGAGACATTTGCGCCAGGTGTAGAGGCAGTCAACTTTACTGACATCAACACTGGCACATCAACATCAGGCTACGCGAAAGAGCGCAAGACAAGAGGTGTAAAGCCGCCTACGGATCCTTCCAGCTCCATGGGACAGCATGACCCAGCTCTCCAGCAGCGTAGCCGTTATTTCCAGGCATACCAATTCTTCCTCCGCATAGCAAAGCTGATAATACTGAGCGCTGCGAGAATCACAGACTGGACACTGACCAAGATTGCCATCAGCTATCGACCTAGATGGCTAGAACGTGCTGCCGATCGCTATGCAGAGAAACTCTACACTCCAACATCAGGGCCAGGGCGGTCGCACTATCAGACGATATCGGCCGACCCGTGGCTGACTATGGACGACCGTTCTCGAGTTCGTCAGGACCAAGCTTTCGACGTGGAGTCCTTCGCCAAAGAAAGACTTCGACAGAGCGGTTTCTACGCGGAGCCAGATACTGAGGTCTCCGAGGAGCGTTTGAACGACTACTTGTATTCTTGGTGGCGTAACGGCGGTATCTGGAACGACGTCGACAACAGCAAAGATTATGTTGTTCCAGAAGACGATGACACGACTAGCGTGGTGTCATTTGCTACTACGACAGACAACGATGAGTGGTCAGACATTGATGACGGCCAACGAACACCCACGCGCGATAGCTACCAACGCAGTCGGGAAGAAACTCCCTTGGCTGATGATGCTATGGATTTCTCTCGTCTCTCTCAGCTTCTCGATCCACGAACGAGGGAAGACCGTGAGGAAGCCAAGTTGTTATCGCGACATCTCCAGAGCTCGAAAATCATGACACGCTCGCAGTACAGGGAGGCTCTAGAGCGTGAAGAAGCCAAAATCTTGACTACGTCAAGGTACAAGGTGGGTGGCAGCGACGATATGTCgccagaagaagaagagcaacTTCTTGAGGATATCATACTCAACCGGCGAAGCGCAACGGCACCACAAGGCGCGAATACTGCAGGAAGCTGGGATACGGGAGCAGAGGGTATGGGCTCTGATGGACCTCAATGTGTG CATGGACAGCGCCGCAGCGATGACTTGCAGCACTCTCTGCAGCCTCACAAGAGTGAGCTGTGGAGGGAACCACCAACGGGTGGACCTGCAGTCTATGCGACGCGTCCAGACGACATTAGCAACGAAAATCACACCGGGGAGCCCGATGGACTGAAGGCTGTCGCCTCATCCTCCCCACCGCCGAAGGATAGAATTACCGAATATGAGAATGCGCTCGCAAATTCGCCGCGAAAACATGCTGATGGCCCCCTCTTTGAGGTTATCAAGGCCAATACGAAGCCTGGTGATAAGAGTTCCCCTATTGCAAAACTGCCAAATG AGGTCCTGATTCACGCCATTGCCCATCTTTCGCCAAATGACCTCGCCGCCGTGTCCCTTGTTTCCCGCCGCTTCCATGATGTAGTAACTACCCCACACGCGTGGCAGGTTGCTTTCGGTCGCTACTTCCCCGGTTCACATTCCCTTGAAGATGCGGCATTTCGCTCAGCGCAAGAAGATAATGGTACTGTTGTTCGGTCTGAGAAACGGCGCTTTGCTAGGCTTACTGCGTTGGCGTCCTGGAGGAGCGAGTACATTCTGCGAACCAGGCTTTTGCGATCCCTTGTCCGGGGCAAACCCGTCCAAGTCCCCACGACACCTTCCCGCGCTGCTCAAATGCAGACTGTCACTCCAATGATCACATATGACGCCAAAACGTATACCATCATCAACCATCTACAAGCAACATTCGGCTCGGGTCTGAACAAGAAGATGCCCCGCTTCATTCATGGCGCCGACGATATTGGTATGGTGACCAGTAGCGACCCAGTGATTGGGAAGGTGGATCCTTGGGGACAGAGCGACCCTCATTTCTATGGTCAATTCGCGGAACGCTTTCCAGGCGTTGCCGAATGGGGGCTGGGTTCTGGAGAGGTAGTTGGCTGTCCCAATGTCATGGACGTGTCTCAACCTTACGGCATGATTTATGGTCAGGGATGCCCTGAAGGCTCGTGTTACTATCGCTCCCTCGAGGAGATGCGTGGCCGCTTCATTGCTGAACCGAGCGACTTCACACTGCCAGAAGCTGGTATACCAAAGCTCGGTATCGATGGTGGTGCTATATGCAGTGTTTGGATTGCAAAGTCAAGCACCATTCCAACACTCTCCGAGGGCTTGATTGGTATGATGGTGGGTTCTGCGGCTGGTGTTGTCACCGCTTGCAGCATCGGCACCGATGGTCTTCGTTCGTCTCGGGTACAGCGTGGCGAGTTGACTGCACGCTGGGTGCTCAGCCCTGGCGTGCCAATTATCGCCATTGCTGTGGATGAGCAATACTCATCGAAGCGCTATGCTCAGAACCGCATCTGGGCAGTCGCTCTCAATGCGCTTGGCGAAGTCTTCTATCTGACCAAGTTCCCAACTCGCAGTCAGGTTCCGAAGGGTGACATGGAGCAACATACCGAGTACCTGGGCTGGCTTACAGGCCGAAGCGTTTACTGGAATCTGGTTGAGCCTAGCCGACGAACAGCAAGACCGGATCCATACAGTGATGCCGACGTAGATGGCAGCTATTCTCCTCGGACTTCATGGGATGGTATGTGTTTGAGCAAAGAGCAGATTACTGCAGAGACGAAAGAGATACAACAATTCCTCCGCCAGCCACCAAAACATTTCCGAAAAGTCTGTCTCGGATGGGATATGCGTCGCAGATTGGAGATCGACTTTGCTGGGGACGACGGCCACTATGCTGGTGAAGCCATGATTGTCTTTGAGTGCGGACTGGAGGAGGGAGATATCGCCAACGTCAAACGCTTCACCCGATGCAAAACAGATGGAAAAGACAAGACCACAAATACCTCAACACCCACATCCGTACCGCAATCTGCTCAACTTAGTTCACTGTTTGGCGGACCAGGTACTGGCACCCCAGACCCAACAAAGGTGCCCCCGCGTGTGCGGAGTTCGTCCTACATTTCGACCAGCAGCTCCCCAGAACGAGCAAATCTAGTTGAGGAATGGCGCTGCTCGAAACTCACCTTTGGAGGTTTCAAGAGCACTCAGGTGACCGCGACTACCTTGGACATCTCAACCTTTGCCACCTTGACACTGTCTGAAGATCCTGCGCTTGGCTTCTCGACTGCTTCAACCGCATCTTCGCCGTACGCTTCGCCAATGTCTGTTGCTAGCCAGCCTGCGTCTCCATCAGACATTCCCGGCCAGCGAGCACGATTCGTAGCTGCCGGTACCAAGTCTGGTGTTGTACTGCTCTGGGACATTCGAGCACCTGTATCACGATCATCGGAATACACAAACGACATTGCTCCTGTACGCATCATTTATACCGACTCACCTGAAATATCATGCTTGGCTGTCACCTCTCTCTATCTTGTTGTCGGTGGAAACGATGGACTGGTGCAGGCTTGGGATCCTCTAGCTTCAAGCATGTCGCCTATCACGACGTTGCACTCACGCCATGCATCCCGCGCTCGCCGGCAGCTTGTACAAGCTCAGGCTTCTGTCCAGGGTGTCGGTATCAACATGTTTGCTGCTGGCGCCGTTTGTCTTGACCCTGATCCGACGGTCCTACGCGGTGCCGTGTCGCTCGGCAATCAACTCCGGTTCTGGAGTTATAGCTCCTCTGCAGCCGACCAGTACAGGAGTAGCAAACGCCGATTAAGAAGGGCGGAGCGAGGTAGCAACAATGCTGGGGAGCGCTTCCCTGGTACAGGCAGGGGCAACCTGAAGCATTATATTGCCAATGAACAGTTTGAACTGGAACGTGACGAGAAGGAGCGGCACAAGCAAGCAGAGCGTCTGGCTGGGCGTTTTGGTACGGAACTATTGAGTGAAGAGGAGGCTTTGGCATATGCTGCGATGCTTTCCCAGGAGACTTTGGAAGCAGAGGAGCTACGTCGCATTGAACGCGAGAGCGCTGCACTAAGCGCCGAAACCATGATACCAGAGCCAAGCGTCCAGGCCTCGTCTTCATCTCCGGCTATCAAAGACGACGAAGAGCTCGATGCCGACATCGCTGAAGCCATCCGTCTCTCGCTCAACGATAACTCGGGTCCTAGCATATACGAGTCTGCTTTGACACCTCCATCTGCTTTTGAAATTCCCATCAAGTACGCAAAGGATAAGAAGGCATCGCCATCACGTTCTCAGCGCAATGGAGCAGGCAAAGGCAAGGCAGTTGCGGGATCGAGCAATGAGAGTGAAATGTCGGATCTGGAGTTTGCAATGCAGTTGAGTCTGGCTGAGGAACAGAGCAGGAAAGACGCGGAAGATGCTTTTCCACCGCTCAGTCCTGCGCCTGGGGGTAAGGGAAAGGGGAGGATGTGGTAA
- a CDS encoding WSC domain-containing protein: MKAIGYLVAGAALIPGLVSALDPNNITGWRYRGCYSDKRFNEYRSMAGYPSTDPSNPPAGQVYGTYAYPRTLNGYFYRVNPNGGSVCTTTCTNLGFRYAGTNDNMCFCDNAIAINGTSANGTYTYGLPDPDNSLCQFGCRSNLGEACGNNVNAANENRISLYELLPNTTTNASPSGFVRMSVCVCSRLCSFFVVLYPCMLESDVRIGIENRTRTQTTSRRDGMG; this comes from the exons ATGAAAGCCATCGGCTACTTGGTGGCCGGGGCGGCCCTCATCCCAGGGCTCGTCTCCGCGCTTGATCCAAACAACATCACCGGATGGCGTTACCGAGGATGTTACTC CGACAAACGCTTCAACGAATACCGCAGCATGGCTGGCTACCCCTCGACCGACCCTTCCAACCCGCCCGCCGGCCAAGTCTATGGCACATACGCCTACCCCCGTACCCTAAACGGCTACTTCTACCGTGTCAACCCCAACGGAGGATCAGTCTGCACAACCACGTGCACAAACCTTGGTTTCAGATACGCCGGTACAAACGACAACATGTGCT TCTGTGACAACGCCATCGCAATCAACGGAACAAGCGCAAACGGCACCTACACGTACGGTCTTCCCGACCCAGATAACTCGCTCTGTCAGTTCGGCTGCAGAAGTAATCTGGGCGAAGCCTGCGGTAACAATGTCAATGCGGCCAATGAAAATAGGATTTCGCTCTATGAGCTTCTTCCTAACACGACGACTAATGCAAGTCCAAGCGGTTTCGTTCGAATGTCTGTGTGCGTATGCTCAAGATTGTGTTCTTTTTTTGTTGTTTTGTATCCATGTATGCTTGAGAGTGATGTTCGGATCGGAATCGAGAATCGGACGAGAACGCAAACGACGTCGAGACGAGATGGGATGGGATGA
- a CDS encoding mitochondrial 37S ribosomal protein uS12m gives MPLTFLRRLVRPVAFSSASFTSVRSIWPSIAATAFQTTSPAFTIRPTPSSRAHKCTLIQVLRQGRIAQKARKLRSPQLRDRPELKGVCLKVGTTKPKKPNSGERKIARVRLSTGKVITAYIPGEGHNVQQHSVVMVRGGRAQDCPGVKYHLVRGALDLGGVGSRITSRSKYGTKKPKTA, from the exons ATGCCCCTCACATTTCTACGACGCCTAGTACGGCCGGTAGCCTTCTCGTCGGCTTCATTCACCTCGGTCCGGTCGATATGGCCCTCAATCGCTGCCACGGCCTTCCAGACAACCTCACCCGCTTTCACAATCCGGCCGACACCGTCATCGCGCGCGCACAAATGTACATTAATACAAGTCCTGCGGCAGGGAAGGATAGCGCAAAAGGCACGAAAGCTGCGATCACCCCAACTGAGGGATAGGCCAGAGTTGAAGGGTGTATGCTTGAAAGTAGGCACAACGAAGCCGAAGAAACCCAATTCGGGTGAGAGAAAGATTGCGAGGGTCAGACTGAGTACAGGAAAGGTCATTACGGCGTATATTCCTGGCGAAG GGCATAATGTACAGCAGCATTCAGTCGTCATGGTGCGCGGCGGACGAGCGCAGGATTGCCCAGGTGTGAAGTACCATTTGGTTAGAGGAGCATTGGACTTG GGTGGTGTTGGTAGCAGAATCACATCTCGGTCCAAGTACGGAACGAAGAAGCCCAAGACAGCGTAG
- a CDS encoding Herpes-BLLF1 domain containing protein, which translates to MTSRGPQSAYSSRDVSPESRHEPYDPFRDPIELGHMSRSSLDARDAYDMRGQPPSETPRLQSDRYLEATPTKGQYAQVQGGTLSPRQSLRSARDSTYTVNSLYRGKSSDPDTQALVASRAGELAQWHIYWTTPALVIFLFLAGFMAAVGHHLFYNHLNGQPAIDQLRMVRYGTALAFFVKSTFVGAVVMCNRQRIWYTFRRKAMTIKGIDGLFSATEDPSQFFLNWEMVRNGKLATFMAVCSWLIPLASVLSPASLTSELRTVDMNATCSVANLNFAKETTHDFRDKAVAGLKSLNFYNTTDPLGKEPGYFDYYDQPSKTARRLAFSSVYMQKPQPRENASSIFCGDGWNCTYPITFMGPGYKCDDVPDPKAENAPFSLDQLAPVGNLTYLADVDQGNYGYQDPATEGDNLGVMKSEPNLWIGYAINTSQPYDDNSPHKAKWEYIHTPKMFKCVMQHTNYTFKMTYSPRQTANRTQRTFLRPVIDTTVKWDPQDHTNWTASPPENYLRPQDDGGTPYKLAATYHSLGALLRQFLRGSIEKQNFLITHSDISETRLVNSSTSYPLVDLSAQIQTFFEDILITLLNEPTLVVAAPQEIECVKSRSMMAFVYYKEYLWIGYAAVIAVTFAFILVGAWSLYGNGVASDVLFSRILATTRNPTLDHLSVGACLGGDPFPKELAKTKLRFGVLIEDAEGAREGPLGRVEHCCFGTMGETKEIVKGGLYAGLKFRGEKGDRAEMEGLLEP; encoded by the exons ATGACTTCAAGAGGACCTCAGTCCGCCTACTCCTCGCGAGACGTATCGCCAGAGTCGCGCCACGAACCTTACGATCCCTTCCGTGACCCTATCGAACTTGGACATATGTCGCGATCTTCTCTGGACGCAAGAGACGCATATGATATGCGCGGTCAACCCCCTAGCGAGACTCCTCGGTTGCAGTCGGACAGATATCTCGAAGCCACGCCTACCAAAGGCCAATATGCGCAGGTGCAGGGCGGTACTCTCAGTCCCCGGCAGTCACTACGGTCGGCAAGAGATTCTACATATACAGTAAACTCTCTCTACCGAGGCAAATCGTCAGATCCGGATACACAGGCTCTCGTGGCGAGCAGAGCGGGCGAATTGGCACAATGGCATATCTATTGGACCACACCAGCGCTGGTGATATTCCTGTTCCTGGCGGGCTTCATGGCGGCAGTAGGCCACCATTTGTTCTACAATCATCTCAATGGGCAGCCAGCCATAGACCAATTGAGGATGGTGAGGTACGGAACAGCCCTGGCGTTTTTTGTCAAGAGTACGTTTGTGGGAGCCGTCGTCATGTGTAACCGCCAACGAATCTGGTACACCTTCAGACGGAAAGCCATGACAATCAAGGGCATCGATGGCTTATTCTCAGCAACGGAGGACCCGTCACAATTCTTCTTGAATTGGGAAATGGTCAGGAATGGCAAGCTTGCGACATTCATGGCCGTTTGTTCATG GCTGATACCGCTTGCGTCTGTTCTATCTCCGGCCTCACTCACCTCCGAGCTTAGGACAGTAGATATGAATGCGACGTGTTCTGTAGCGAACCTCAACTTCGCAAAGGAGACTACACACGACTTTCGTGACAAGGCTGTGGCCGGTCTAAAGTCTTTGAACTTCTACAACACTACGGATCCGTTGGGGAAGGAGCCAGGATATTTTGATTACTACGACCAGCCGTCGAAGACTGCCCGTCGCCTGGCCTTTAGCAGCGTATACATGCAAAAGCCACAGCCCCGGGAGAACGCATCCTCGATTTTCTGTGGGGATGGTTGGAACTGCACATACCCAATCACCTTCATGGGACCAGGATACAAATGCGACGATGTTCCAGATCCAAAAGCAGAGAATGCGCCCTTCAGCCTGGACCAACTAGCACCAGTCGGAAACCTGACCTATCTCGCAGACGTCGACCAAGGAAACTACGGCTACCAGGACCCCGCCACCGAAGGCGATAACTTGGGTGTAATGAAAAGCGAGCCCAACCTCTGGATTGGCTACGCAATAAATACCTCTCAACCCTACGACGACAACTCCCCCCACAAGGCAAAATGGGAATACATCCACACACCCAAAATGTTCAAATGCGTAATGCAACACACAAACTACACGTTCAAAATGACCTACTCCCCCCGCCAAACCGCAAACCGCACCCAACGCACCTTCCTGCGTCCCGTCATCGACACAACCGTAAAATGGGACCCGCAAGACCACACGAACTGGACCGCCTCGCCCCCTGAAAACTACCTCCGCCCCCAAGACGACGGCGGTACACCGTACAAACTAGCAGCTACATACCACTCCCTTGGCGCGCTGCTCCGCCAGTTCCTCCGCGGCAGCATCGAGAAGCAGAATTTCCTCATCACGCACTCTGACATTTCGGAGACGAGGCTTGTCAATAGTAGTACCTCGTACCCACTTGTGGATCTCAGCGCGCAGATCCAAACCTTCTTCGAAGACATCCTCATCACTCTACTAAACGAACCCACGCTCGTTGTCGCTGCACCCCAGGAAATCGAGTGTGTGAAATCGCGGTCCATGATGGCGTTTGTATATTACAAAGAATATCTCTGGATCGGGTACGCAGCTGTCATCGCCGTCACATTCGCTTTCATCCTCGTGGGCGCGTGGTCGTTGTATGGGAATGGGGTGGCTAGTGATGTCCTCTTCTCTCGTATCTTGGCTACGACGAGGAATCCGACGCTGGATCATCTTAGTGTCGGTGCGTGTTTGGGTGGCGATCCTTTTCCAAAGGAGCTGGCGAAGACGAAGTTGAGGTTTGGGGTCCTGATTGAGGATGCGGAGGGGGCGAGGGAAGGGCCGTTGGGCAGGGTCGAACATTGTTGTTTTGGGACGATGGGAGAGACGAAGGAGATTGTTAAGGGGGGGTTGTATGCGGGGTTGAAGTTTAGAGGGGAGAAGGGGGATAGGGCGGAGATGGAGGGGTTGTTGGAGCCATGA